A part of Olleya sp. Bg11-27 genomic DNA contains:
- the arfB gene encoding alternative ribosome rescue aminoacyl-tRNA hydrolase ArfB — protein sequence MLNKFALEKEFKLKGIRSSGSGGQHVNKVATKVELSFDIMESFVLSEDQKGLIQVKLVNRLTKNSVLLLQCGESRSQLKNKGIVIKRAFSILEGALKIQTKRKPTKIPRAVIRKRLKNKKINADRKINRRKPKID from the coding sequence ATGCTAAACAAGTTTGCTTTAGAAAAAGAATTTAAATTAAAAGGTATTAGAAGCTCTGGTAGTGGAGGGCAACACGTAAATAAAGTAGCGACTAAAGTAGAACTTAGTTTTGACATTATGGAGTCTTTTGTATTAAGTGAAGATCAAAAAGGACTAATTCAAGTAAAATTGGTAAATAGGCTAACTAAAAATTCTGTTTTATTATTACAATGTGGAGAAAGTCGAAGTCAATTAAAAAATAAAGGCATTGTTATAAAACGAGCGTTTTCAATTTTAGAAGGTGCCTTGAAGATTCAGACGAAGCGTAAACCAACCAAAATTCCAAGAGCAGTTATCAGAAAACGCCTAAAAAACAAAAAAATTAACGCAGATCGGAAAATAAATAGAAGAAAACCTAAAATTGATTAG
- a CDS encoding DUF4301 family protein, with product MQFNQTDIDFINKKGLTLKKVEQQLQLLKTGLPYINLERAATVGDGVFKFSHEKKSALISSYDSKKEELDIVKFVPASGAATRMFKFLFEFLKTYQPSKESVNAFINKNRASDLSLFFIGLEKLPMYDTVIGYLANNTDVDLKVTNDKKLFAFVKAVLEKDQFNFSNFPKGLLPFHKYKTHLSSAFEEHLFEAALYAAPKGKAALHFTISEKHKDKFEEEFERIQKIVEDKTNTSFDITFSYQKEATDTIAVTSKDEIVREDNGQLYFRPSGHGALIENLNGLDADIIFIKNIDNVVVYEFETEVAKSKKMLAGLLIEIKEKAFEFAKILDKREVSDKDVVQIAEFLITKMNVVISSEFEKYSKQYQIEYLKNKLDRPIRVCGMVKNEGEPGGGPFWVKDEGANLSLQIVESAQINKKSKIQKNILKQATHFNPVDLVCSIKNYKGEIYDLHKFVDPQTAFITMKTKVGKAIKALELPGLWNGSMSNWNTIFVEVPLVTFNPVKTVNDLLKPTHQVS from the coding sequence ATGCAGTTTAATCAAACAGATATAGATTTTATTAACAAAAAGGGGTTAACTCTTAAAAAAGTTGAGCAGCAATTACAACTCCTAAAAACGGGGTTGCCCTATATTAATTTGGAAAGGGCAGCGACTGTTGGAGATGGTGTTTTTAAGTTTTCCCATGAGAAAAAATCAGCATTAATTAGTAGTTATGACTCTAAAAAAGAGGAATTAGATATAGTGAAGTTTGTGCCTGCCTCAGGAGCAGCCACGAGAATGTTTAAGTTTTTATTTGAATTTTTGAAAACGTATCAACCTAGTAAGGAAAGTGTGAATGCATTTATTAATAAAAATAGGGCTTCAGATTTGTCTTTGTTTTTTATAGGTTTAGAAAAACTACCAATGTATGATACCGTTATTGGTTATTTAGCAAATAATACAGATGTTGATTTAAAAGTTACTAACGATAAAAAACTATTTGCTTTTGTAAAAGCAGTATTAGAGAAAGATCAATTTAATTTTAGTAATTTTCCTAAAGGATTATTACCTTTTCATAAGTATAAAACGCACTTATCAAGTGCTTTTGAAGAACACTTGTTTGAGGCAGCGTTGTATGCTGCACCTAAAGGAAAGGCAGCGCTTCATTTTACAATTTCAGAAAAACACAAAGATAAATTTGAAGAAGAGTTTGAAAGAATACAGAAAATTGTAGAAGATAAAACTAATACAAGCTTTGATATCACATTTTCATATCAAAAAGAGGCAACAGACACTATAGCGGTAACAAGTAAGGATGAAATTGTAAGAGAGGATAATGGTCAATTATATTTTAGACCGTCTGGGCATGGTGCTTTAATTGAAAATTTAAATGGACTTGATGCTGATATAATTTTTATAAAAAACATTGATAATGTTGTTGTTTATGAGTTCGAAACAGAAGTTGCTAAGTCTAAAAAGATGCTCGCAGGATTATTAATAGAGATAAAAGAAAAAGCATTTGAATTTGCGAAAATATTAGATAAAAGAGAAGTGTCTGATAAGGATGTGGTTCAAATAGCAGAGTTTTTAATTACAAAAATGAATGTTGTTATCTCTTCGGAGTTTGAAAAATATTCAAAGCAATATCAAATTGAATATTTAAAAAATAAGTTGGATAGACCAATTCGTGTTTGTGGTATGGTTAAAAATGAAGGAGAACCTGGTGGGGGACCTTTTTGGGTTAAAGATGAAGGGGCAAATTTGTCTCTTCAAATTGTAGAGTCAGCGCAAATTAATAAAAAATCAAAAATTCAGAAAAATATTCTTAAACAAGCAACACATTTTAATCCAGTAGATTTAGTGTGTAGTATTAAAAATTATAAGGGAGAGATTTATGATTTACATAAATTTGTTGATCCGCAAACTGCTTTTATTACTATGAAAACTAAAGTAGGTAAAGCAATTAAAGCTTTAGAATTACCAGGTCTTTGGAATGGAAGTATGTCTAATTGGAATACTATTTTTGTCGAAGTGCCATTAGTGACTTTTAACCCTGTTAAAACGGTTAATGACTTATTAAAACCAACGCATCAAGTGTCGTAA